A window of the Miscanthus floridulus cultivar M001 chromosome 14, ASM1932011v1, whole genome shotgun sequence genome harbors these coding sequences:
- the LOC136504953 gene encoding light-inducible protein CPRF2-like isoform X1 has protein sequence METKARVFPEKTNSIATRHRARSINSTAGINAAGSPLRPPTRPPLLRLLPESQLPSAPLVEYEVRERERLSSKNGGWRRRRRRRGGGELRRQRRRRPRRVCRGAQEEARPVLRRRCQIHGDIDGAGVVTNSNVIEDDFQGKPANSGISKELSDDDGDLEENTDPANAKKMRRMLSNRESARRSRKRKQAHFSDLESQVSRLTSENASLLKRLADMTQKYKDASLDNKNLTVDIETMRRKVNIAEEAVRRLTGTTLMLSTAFDKPASSTPLSSCASDAASASVAIEDSMKHFLQAPLQNGQIKLDIPNAAIPLTSGVIGTKPASLQRVASLENLQKRIIGDSMHSETASTFSGPEALADW, from the exons ATGGAAACGAAAGCAAGGGTGTTTCCGGAAAAGACCAACAGTATCGCCACTCGCCACAGGGCGCGCTCCATCAACTCGACCGCCGGTATAAACGCAGCCGGCAGCCCCCTCCGGCCTCCAACAAGACCACCATTGCTCAGGTTGCTCCCAGAGTCCCAGCTCCCATCCGCCCCCCTCGTGGAATACGAGGTACGAGAAAGAGAGCGACTTTCCTCCAAGAATGGCGGGTGGcggcgccgacgacgacgacgtggtgGAGGTGAGCTGCGGCGGCAGAGGCGGCGGCGACCCCGGCGCGTATGCCGCGgtgctcaagaggaagctcgacCTGTACTGCGCCGCCGTTGCCAAATCCATG GTGACATAGATGGGGCAGGCGTAGTTACAAACTCTAATGTCATAGAAGATGATTTTCAAGGCAAGCCAGCCAACAGTGGTATATCAAAGGAACTGTCAGACGATGATGGTGACCTTGAAGAGAATACTGACCCTGCTAACGCCAAGAAGATGAGGAG AATGCTGTCAAATCGGGAATCAGCTAGGCGGTCAAGAAAGAGGAAGCAAGCACACTTCAGCGATCTTGAATCACAG GTTTCCAGGTTAACATCTGAGAATGCATCTTTGCTGAAGCGTCTGGCTGATATGACTCAGAAATATAAGGATGCTTCCCTTGACAATAAAAATCTAACAGTTGATATTGAGACTATGAGGAGAAAG GTGAACATAGCCGAGGAAGCTGTCAGGAGACTAACTGGAACAACCCTCATGTTATCAACCGCATTTGACAAGCCCGCGAGCAGCACGCCCTTGTCATCATGTGCATCTGATGCGGCTTCTGCATCTGTCGCTATTGAAGATAGCATGAAACATTTCCTCCAGGCGCCACTTCAAAACGGTCAGATCAAGCTTGACATCCCAAACGCAGCAATTCCTCTGACCAGTGGGGTGATAGGCACCAAGCCAGCTTCTCTGCAGCGTGTTGCTAGCTTGGAGAACCTGCAGAAGAGGATCATTGGAGATTCAATGCATTCTGAGACTGCATCAACATTCTCAGGTCCTGAAGCTCTTGCCGATTGGTAA
- the LOC136504953 gene encoding light-inducible protein CPRF2-like isoform X2, whose translation MAGGGADDDDVVEVSCGGRGGGDPGAYAAVLKRKLDLYCAAVAKSMEAKSQESSLGYPNSQASDTSQLISQASFDGDIDGAGVVTNSNVIEDDFQGKPANSGISKELSDDDGDLEENTDPANAKKMRRMLSNRESARRSRKRKQAHFSDLESQVSRLTSENASLLKRLADMTQKYKDASLDNKNLTVDIETMRRKVNIAEEAVRRLTGTTLMLSTAFDKPASSTPLSSCASDAASASVAIEDSMKHFLQAPLQNGQIKLDIPNAAIPLTSGVIGTKPASLQRVASLENLQKRIIGDSMHSETASTFSGPEALADW comes from the exons ATGGCGGGTGGcggcgccgacgacgacgacgtggtgGAGGTGAGCTGCGGCGGCAGAGGCGGCGGCGACCCCGGCGCGTATGCCGCGgtgctcaagaggaagctcgacCTGTACTGCGCCGCCGTTGCCAAATCCATG GAAGCTAAATCACAAGAATCTTCGTTGGGCTACCCCAACTCACAAGCTTCAGATACTTCACAATTGATTTCTCAAGCATCCTTTGATG GTGACATAGATGGGGCAGGCGTAGTTACAAACTCTAATGTCATAGAAGATGATTTTCAAGGCAAGCCAGCCAACAGTGGTATATCAAAGGAACTGTCAGACGATGATGGTGACCTTGAAGAGAATACTGACCCTGCTAACGCCAAGAAGATGAGGAG AATGCTGTCAAATCGGGAATCAGCTAGGCGGTCAAGAAAGAGGAAGCAAGCACACTTCAGCGATCTTGAATCACAG GTTTCCAGGTTAACATCTGAGAATGCATCTTTGCTGAAGCGTCTGGCTGATATGACTCAGAAATATAAGGATGCTTCCCTTGACAATAAAAATCTAACAGTTGATATTGAGACTATGAGGAGAAAG GTGAACATAGCCGAGGAAGCTGTCAGGAGACTAACTGGAACAACCCTCATGTTATCAACCGCATTTGACAAGCCCGCGAGCAGCACGCCCTTGTCATCATGTGCATCTGATGCGGCTTCTGCATCTGTCGCTATTGAAGATAGCATGAAACATTTCCTCCAGGCGCCACTTCAAAACGGTCAGATCAAGCTTGACATCCCAAACGCAGCAATTCCTCTGACCAGTGGGGTGATAGGCACCAAGCCAGCTTCTCTGCAGCGTGTTGCTAGCTTGGAGAACCTGCAGAAGAGGATCATTGGAGATTCAATGCATTCTGAGACTGCATCAACATTCTCAGGTCCTGAAGCTCTTGCCGATTGGTAA